The stretch of DNA ACCTACACAGTTTATTCTCCATTGCTTAACGGAGTAACAAGTCTGATGTATGAAGGCGTTCCGGATTACCCGACGCCTGATAGATGGGCTCAGATTATTGAAAAATACGGGGTGACGATTTTTTATACTGCGCCAACAGCCATCCGGATGTTTGAGAAATACGGAACAGGTTTAGTTAGAAAGCATAAATTTAAAACCTTGCGGCTTTTAGGTTCAGTAGGTGAGTGTATTGATCAAGCAGCGTGGCAGTGGTATTTTAAAGAAGTTGGAAAGGGAAAGCGTCCTTTGGTAGATACTTGGTGGCAGACGGAAACAGGCGGAATTTTAATTACTTCTTTACCCGGCCTCGGTCCCTTTAAGCCAACTTTCACCGGACTACCTTTTCCGGGAATAAAAGCTGATATTTTAGATAGTAAGGGAAAATCACTGCCTCCTAACAAAGAAGGAAATTTGGTGATATTGCCTCCTTTCGCTCCCGGGCTTTTGCGAGGGGTCTATAAGAATCCAAAGAGATATTTAAAAACTTATTGGAGTCAATATGGTAAGAAAACTTATTTTACCAGCGATGGGGCTTATCGGGATAAGAAGGGACTAATAAGAATTATTGGCAGGGTTGATGATGTAATTAAAGTAGCAGGCCATAGGGTAACTACCGGTGAGTTAGAAAGTGCGATTGCTTTGCACAAAGATATCACAGAGTGCGCTGTGGTTGGCAAGACGGATGAAATAAAAGGAGAGGTTCCAATTGCTTTCGTGGTTTCCAAAACCAAAAAATCGTCAGAAGTGATAGCAAAAGAGGTAATTACTCAAGTGAGAAAAGAAATAGGACCGATTGCTTCGCCTAAAGAAGTTTATCTGGTTAAAGATTTACCAAAAACCCGCAGCGGAAAAATTATGAGACGGATTTTAAGAAAATTATTTACCGGGGAAGAGTTGGGCGATTTGAGTACTTTAGCTAATCCTGAAAGCGTTGAGAAGATTAAAAAAATAATTCACCCGATTAAATAAAAAATGAAAGTTCTTATTGCAATTGACAATAACTTTATAAGGGAAACCTATTCAGAGGTTTTTAAGACAGAAAATTTTGAGGTGTTAGAGACAAAAAAGGGAAAAGAGGCCCTGGCTTTGTCTAAGGAAGAAAAACCGGATATTGTTATAGCTGACATCGCTCTTTCAGAAATAGGAGGATTTAAATTATTAAAAACCCTCAAAGAAGAAACTTCAACTGAGAAAATCCCAGTAATTATTTTTGCTCAATTTGAAAAAAAAGAGGATAGGAGAAAAGCAATGGAATTGGAAGCCAAGGACTTTATTGCAGCTGCCAGCGTTTCCCCAGTTGAAGTAATTCGAAAAGTAAAAATTGCTTTAGGGAAACAAAGATCTTACCGTATATCTATGCCGAAGGACCTACATGATGCCAGAGAATTGATTACTGATTTAGGTTATAGTTATGATTTTAAATGTCCCAAATGCGGCTCTGATCTTTTGTTGTGTTTAATAAGAGACCTTTCAAAAGGTGAGAAATATTTTATATTATCTGTTATTTGTCCTGAATGTAATAAATGATATGCTAAGAAAATCTCAAAAAAATATTCTATGGCTTAATAAAATCGGTTTAAAAGATGTTCCCTTGGTGGGAGGAAAAAATGCTTCTTTGGGAGAGATGTATAGAGAGTTTTTTAAAAAAGGGGTTAATATTCCAGATGGCTTTGCTTTGACTACCAAAGCATATTGGAAGTTTTTAAAAGCAAATAAAATTGATAAAAAATTGAAAGAAATTTTTAAAGAATTTGAGCCCAAGAGTTTAAAAAGTCTTCAAGCAACCGGGAAAAATGCTCGCGCTTCTATTTTAGAAGGAGAATTTCCCGATGATTTAAAAAGAGAGATTTTAAGAGCTTATCAAAAATTAGAGAAAAAATATGGTGAAAATCTTGCTGTTGCTGTTCGTTCTTCTGGGGTTTGCGAGGATATGCCCGAAGCTTCTTTTGCCGGCCAATTCGAAACTTTTTTAAATATTAAAGGAGAGGAAGAATTATTAAAGGCGATTAGAAAATGTTTAGCTTCAACATTTAATGATAGGGTTATTGCTTATAGGGAAGAAAAGAAAATTCCTCATTTAAAATTTGCTCTTTCAGTTGGAATTATAAAAATGGTAAGGAGTGACTTGGCTTCATCCGGAGTAATTTTTACTTTAGATACCGAGACCGGTTTTCCTGATGTTGTTTTGATTAATTCTATTTGGGGGATAGGAGAAATGATTGTAAAAGGAAAAATTACCCCTGATGAATTTTATGTTTTTAAATCGACTTTGGAAAAG from Patescibacteria group bacterium encodes:
- a CDS encoding response regulator — translated: MKVLIAIDNNFIRETYSEVFKTENFEVLETKKGKEALALSKEEKPDIVIADIALSEIGGFKLLKTLKEETSTEKIPVIIFAQFEKKEDRRKAMELEAKDFIAAASVSPVEVIRKVKIALGKQRSYRISMPKDLHDARELITDLGYSYDFKCPKCGSDLLLCLIRDLSKGEKYFILSVICPECNK
- the acs gene encoding acetate--CoA ligase — its product is MIKKGNLYYPSKEFKKKAWVNNKAIYKKASRNPKKFWEDLAKDLLWFKKWRKVFVHKPPYFKWFVDGKLNITQNALDRNLEKKKNKVALIWEPEPIKEKSRVFTYYDLFREVNKFANVLKKLGVKKGNRVGIYLPMIPEVVIAMLACARLGAVHSVVFSAFSSRALNIRLQDTKAKILITADGYFRRGKVIDLKKNADEGIKKTEVKKVIVVKRTGNPVKIKKGRDLWWQELIEKEKDQCEPVPMDSEDLLFVLYTSGSTGRPKGCEHVCGGYTVQAYWTGKWIFDLKEDDIFWCTSDPGWITGHTYTVYSPLLNGVTSLMYEGVPDYPTPDRWAQIIEKYGVTIFYTAPTAIRMFEKYGTGLVRKHKFKTLRLLGSVGECIDQAAWQWYFKEVGKGKRPLVDTWWQTETGGILITSLPGLGPFKPTFTGLPFPGIKADILDSKGKSLPPNKEGNLVILPPFAPGLLRGVYKNPKRYLKTYWSQYGKKTYFTSDGAYRDKKGLIRIIGRVDDVIKVAGHRVTTGELESAIALHKDITECAVVGKTDEIKGEVPIAFVVSKTKKSSEVIAKEVITQVRKEIGPIASPKEVYLVKDLPKTRSGKIMRRILRKLFTGEELGDLSTLANPESVEKIKKIIHPIK